A window from Pseudomonas sp. Tri1 encodes these proteins:
- a CDS encoding serine kinase/phosphatase codes for MNDSRRPFDAAQPEPIDDNEDRMGSMHELEFEEDEPSAKIGDELPDNEREQLMPPERVREAGMTGASTDDHEPTDDDMSPETLIREDGARDAHEAGGDERADWDLSVVDENDIGGGDGLDEAEMADLDPLDGKRS; via the coding sequence ATGAATGATTCACGACGCCCCTTCGATGCGGCGCAACCGGAACCCATCGACGACAACGAGGACCGTATGGGCTCGATGCATGAGCTGGAATTCGAGGAGGATGAGCCCAGCGCGAAAATCGGCGACGAACTGCCGGACAACGAACGCGAACAGTTGATGCCGCCTGAACGTGTGCGCGAGGCGGGCATGACAGGGGCTTCGACGGATGATCACGAACCGACCGACGACGACATGAGCCCGGAAACGCTCATTCGCGAGGACGGCGCGCGGGACGCCCACGAAGCCGGCGGCGACGAACGGGCGGACTGGGACCTGAGCGTGGTGGATGAAAATGATATTGGTGGGGGCGATGGGCTGGATGAAGCGGA